From Streptomyces asiaticus, one genomic window encodes:
- a CDS encoding DNA polymerase Y family protein, whose amino-acid sequence MTAGRPPFPTRPMDMALPGGGRAVGPERAGEVPHVLYVRFHPAPGEDVYQGLLTLLGELTPVVEALPPDAALADVRGALRYFGRDAAGLAEIVRVRALARYGVDCTVGVAANPLLARMAAHEAQEVQEAQARGAQESGDPGDGRSGRTAGAVRTVPGDPDAVAAFLARKPAIALPGVGPATARTLSTYGLDSAARIAAAPLSTLQRILGAATARRVHAWARGIDPAPVTPNAPARAMGAEHRFRHDELDPVRRRRALLTLADGLGVRLRTSGQVAAAISLTVRYADRSTTTRTRTLTEPTAHTPALTAAAYALHDALGLQRARVRSVALRVEGLTDAGLASHQLTFDPADEKSRRLEAAADRARARFGVSAVRPAGFLDVA is encoded by the coding sequence ATGACCGCCGGCCGGCCCCCCTTCCCGACCCGTCCGATGGACATGGCCCTGCCGGGCGGCGGCCGGGCCGTGGGCCCGGAGCGGGCGGGCGAGGTGCCGCATGTGCTGTACGTGCGGTTCCACCCCGCGCCCGGGGAGGACGTCTACCAGGGGCTGCTCACCCTGCTCGGCGAGCTGACGCCGGTCGTCGAGGCGCTGCCGCCCGATGCCGCGCTCGCGGATGTGCGGGGCGCGCTGCGGTACTTCGGGCGGGACGCGGCGGGGCTGGCCGAGATCGTACGGGTCCGGGCGCTGGCCCGGTACGGCGTGGACTGCACCGTCGGCGTCGCCGCCAACCCGCTGCTCGCGCGCATGGCCGCCCACGAGGCCCAGGAGGTCCAGGAGGCACAGGCTCGGGGCGCTCAGGAGTCCGGCGACCCCGGGGACGGTCGGTCCGGGCGTACGGCCGGGGCCGTCCGTACCGTTCCCGGCGATCCGGACGCCGTCGCCGCGTTCCTGGCCCGTAAGCCGGCCATCGCCCTGCCCGGGGTGGGGCCCGCGACCGCGCGCACGCTGAGCACGTACGGGCTGGACAGCGCCGCGCGGATCGCCGCCGCGCCGCTGTCCACCCTCCAGCGGATCCTCGGCGCGGCGACCGCGCGCCGCGTCCACGCCTGGGCGCGCGGCATCGACCCGGCGCCGGTCACCCCGAACGCCCCCGCCCGTGCGATGGGCGCCGAACACCGCTTCCGCCACGACGAGTTGGACCCCGTCCGCCGTCGCCGCGCGCTGCTCACCCTCGCCGACGGGCTCGGCGTCCGGCTGCGGACGAGCGGGCAGGTGGCGGCCGCGATCAGCCTCACCGTCCGCTACGCCGACCGCTCCACGACCACCCGCACCCGCACCCTGACCGAGCCGACCGCCCACACCCCGGCGCTGACCGCCGCCGCGTACGCGCTGCATGACGCGCTCGGGCTGCAACGGGCCCGGGTGCGGTCCGTGGCGCTGCGCGTCGAGGGGCTGACGGACGCCGGACTCGCCTCCCACCAGCTGACATTCGACCCCGCGGACGAGAAGTCACGCCGACTGGAGGCCGCCGCCGACCGGGCCCGTGCCCGCTTCGGTGTCTCCGCGGTCCGGCCCGCCGGGTTCCTCGACGTCGCGTAA
- a CDS encoding esterase/lipase family protein: MLPWRRIRRFRKTKTRTLLPALALAVAATAATPTAALATDTASEAVSSGWNNYSCKPSAQHPRPVVLVHGTFGNSVDNWLGFAPYLVQRGYCVFSLDYGQLPLVPLFHGLGPIDQSAEQLSSYVDRVLAATGAAKVDLVGHSQGGMMPRYYLKFLGGAPKVNALVGIAPTNHGTTLSGLTKLLDYFPGVGDIIAKGAPGLMDQVVGSDFLRRLNEGGDTVPGVRYTVISTKYDEVATPYRTQFLSGPNVKNVVIQDLCATDISEHVTIGLTDGLAFHEAVNALDPEHATPTTCASDD; encoded by the coding sequence ATGCTGCCCTGGAGGCGTATCCGGCGATTCCGGAAGACCAAGACCCGCACCTTACTACCCGCCCTGGCCCTCGCGGTCGCGGCGACCGCGGCGACCCCCACCGCCGCGCTCGCCACGGACACCGCGTCGGAGGCGGTGAGCAGCGGCTGGAACAACTACTCCTGCAAGCCGTCGGCCCAACACCCGCGCCCCGTCGTCCTGGTGCACGGCACCTTCGGCAACTCCGTCGACAACTGGCTGGGCTTCGCCCCCTACCTGGTCCAGCGCGGATACTGCGTCTTCTCCCTCGACTACGGCCAACTGCCCCTCGTCCCGCTGTTCCACGGTCTGGGGCCGATCGACCAGTCGGCCGAGCAGCTGTCCTCCTATGTGGACCGGGTGCTCGCCGCCACCGGCGCCGCCAAGGTCGACCTGGTCGGGCATTCGCAGGGCGGGATGATGCCCCGCTACTACCTCAAGTTCCTCGGTGGCGCGCCGAAGGTGAACGCCCTGGTCGGCATCGCCCCCACCAACCACGGAACCACCCTGTCCGGGCTGACGAAGCTGCTGGACTACTTCCCCGGGGTCGGCGACATCATCGCCAAGGGTGCCCCGGGGCTGATGGACCAGGTGGTCGGCTCGGACTTCCTGCGGCGCCTCAACGAGGGCGGCGACACCGTCCCCGGAGTGCGCTACACCGTCATCTCGACCAAGTACGACGAGGTCGCCACGCCCTACCGGACGCAGTTCCTCTCCGGTCCGAACGTCAAGAACGTGGTGATCCAGGACCTGTGCGCGACCGACATCTCCGAGCACGTGACCATCGGGCTGACCGACGGTCTGGCCTTCCACGAGGCCGTCAACGCCCTCGATCCGGAACACGCCACGCCGACGACGTGCGCGTCGGACGACTGA
- a CDS encoding organic hydroperoxide resistance protein translates to MDALYTAVATANGRDGRAVSSDGQLDLPLAMPPALGGNGKGTNPEQLFAAGYAACFASALGLVGRQAKVDTKDISVTAEVGIGKDAADDGFGLKVTLRVELPGELENETGRKLVEQAHQVCPYSKATRGNIEVELIAE, encoded by the coding sequence ATGGACGCGCTCTACACCGCGGTGGCCACGGCCAACGGACGCGACGGCCGGGCCGTGAGCTCCGACGGACAGCTCGACCTGCCGCTGGCCATGCCGCCCGCCCTCGGCGGCAACGGCAAGGGCACCAACCCCGAGCAGCTGTTCGCCGCGGGCTACGCCGCCTGCTTCGCCTCCGCGCTCGGCCTCGTCGGCCGCCAGGCCAAGGTCGACACCAAGGACATCTCCGTCACCGCCGAGGTCGGCATCGGCAAGGACGCGGCGGACGACGGCTTCGGACTCAAGGTGACGCTGCGCGTCGAGCTGCCGGGCGAGCTGGAGAACGAGACCGGCCGCAAGCTGGTCGAGCAGGCGCACCAGGTGTGCCCGTACTCCAAGGCGACGCGGGGCAACATCGAGGTCGAGCTCATCGCCGAGTAA
- a CDS encoding MarR family winged helix-turn-helix transcriptional regulator, translating to MSHQPDRTTDSTANRTTTPEPRPSDELLRLDRQLCFTLHAASRAFDGLYRRVLRDTGLTYPQYLAMLVLWEYGEMPVKRLGEYLRLDSGTLSPLLKRMQSAGLVQRERSAHDERSVTVRLTAEGAALKERAQGVPLAAMEASGLDLKEAVELQARVRRLTAALDAALAEEA from the coding sequence ATGTCACACCAGCCCGACCGCACCACCGACAGCACCGCCAACCGCACCACCACCCCCGAGCCGCGGCCCTCCGACGAACTGCTCCGGCTCGACCGGCAGCTCTGCTTCACCCTGCACGCCGCCTCCCGCGCCTTCGACGGCCTCTACCGCCGGGTGCTGCGCGACACGGGGCTGACCTATCCGCAGTACCTGGCCATGCTGGTGCTCTGGGAGTACGGGGAGATGCCGGTCAAGCGGCTGGGGGAGTACCTGCGGCTGGACTCCGGCACCCTCTCGCCGCTGCTCAAGCGGATGCAGTCGGCCGGACTCGTCCAGCGCGAGCGCAGCGCGCACGACGAGCGCTCGGTGACGGTCCGGCTGACGGCGGAGGGGGCGGCGCTGAAGGAGCGCGCCCAGGGCGTACCCCTGGCGGCGATGGAGGCGAGCGGCCTCGACCTGAAGGAGGCGGTGGAGCTCCAGGCGCGGGTCCGGCGGCTGACGGCGGCCCTGGACGCGGCGCTGGCCGAGGAGGCGTGA
- a CDS encoding lytic polysaccharide monooxygenase auxiliary activity family 9 protein, producing MTARATASRRTARIAVLGMVPLALTALSADPASAHGSMTDPVSRVSACFAEGPESPDSAACKAAVAAGGTQALYDWNEVNIPDAAGRHKQIIPDGKLCSAGRDKYKGLDVPRADWPATAMTAGEHTFAYRATAPHRGSFELYITKDGYDPTKPLTWADLEAEPFAKVTDPTLKDGSYVFSGKVPSKSGRHLIYSVWQRSDSPEAFYTCSDVTFDGGAAAGKGAGTKAGSAPTATAPDDAQIAAGAEKSTVDHHGHGGDGGAEANHQPKAAEAAEAADGKGTEGNHPEAKSAEVLAASTGPEGAQSAQDGSAADGQHLAETGGDGSTGPMAIGGAAVLATGAAVLFAVANRRKTVRRSRG from the coding sequence ATGACCGCTCGTGCGACCGCCTCCCGCAGAACCGCCCGCATCGCCGTGCTCGGCATGGTGCCGCTCGCCCTCACCGCGCTGAGCGCGGACCCGGCCTCCGCACACGGTTCGATGACGGACCCGGTCAGCCGGGTGTCGGCGTGTTTCGCGGAGGGGCCGGAGAGCCCGGACTCGGCGGCCTGCAAGGCGGCCGTCGCGGCAGGCGGCACCCAGGCGCTCTACGACTGGAACGAGGTCAACATCCCGGACGCCGCCGGGCGCCACAAGCAGATCATCCCGGACGGAAAGCTGTGCAGCGCGGGCCGCGACAAGTACAAGGGCCTGGACGTGCCGCGCGCCGACTGGCCCGCCACCGCCATGACGGCCGGTGAGCACACCTTCGCCTACCGGGCCACCGCGCCCCACCGGGGCAGCTTCGAGCTGTACATCACCAAGGACGGCTATGACCCCACGAAGCCGCTGACCTGGGCGGACCTGGAGGCGGAGCCGTTCGCCAAGGTCACCGACCCCACGCTGAAGGACGGGAGTTACGTCTTCTCGGGGAAGGTGCCCAGCAAGTCGGGCCGCCATCTGATCTACAGCGTCTGGCAGCGCTCGGACAGCCCGGAGGCGTTCTACACCTGCTCGGACGTGACCTTCGACGGAGGGGCCGCCGCGGGCAAGGGAGCCGGGACGAAGGCGGGTTCCGCGCCCACCGCCACCGCGCCCGATGACGCCCAGATAGCGGCGGGCGCCGAGAAGTCCACGGTCGATCACCACGGCCACGGCGGTGACGGCGGCGCCGAGGCCAACCACCAGCCGAAGGCGGCGGAGGCGGCGGAGGCGGCGGACGGGAAGGGCACGGAGGGGAACCACCCCGAGGCCAAGAGCGCCGAGGTCCTGGCGGCGAGCACCGGCCCGGAGGGCGCGCAGAGCGCGCAGGACGGGAGCGCCGCCGACGGGCAGCACCTCGCCGAAACCGGGGGCGACGGATCCACCGGCCCCATGGCCATCGGCGGCGCCGCGGTCCTCGCCACCGGCGCGGCCGTCCTGTTCGCCGTCGCCAACCGCCGCAAGACCGTACGCCGGAGCCGCGGCTAA
- a CDS encoding carboxyl transferase domain-containing protein, protein MTGTNSPGATGASRAPRPSARELIEAIVDPGSWHGWDEPVEITTDDPEYRADLERARERTGLDESVITGEGRIEGRRVALIACEFRFLAGSIGVAAGERLVRAVERATAERLPLLAAPASGGTRMQEGTVAFLQMVKVAAAITDHKAAGLPYLVHLRHPTTGGVLASWGSLGHVTAAEPGALIGFMGPRVHEALYGEEFPPGVQNAENLMNHGLIDAVLPLSRLSGVAARVLRVLCAGDAVSGPAPAAGATTPGRAGGGGGTSTEPAPGPGASGDTPGGRDPGAGGGPSAGSGDGRGGAAAHDQTGHTGASGAPEGGAAVPSAEASIRASRRVERPGVRDLLRVAADDVSPLSGTGAGEHDPGLLLALARVGGTPCVVLGHNRRSARKGDTAEGPGEGQALGPAGLRTARRGMRIAAELWLPLLTVIDTAGAALSREAEEGGLAAEIARCLADMVTLPAPTLCLLLGQGAGGAALALLPADRVVAARHAWLSPLPPEGASAILHRTTERAYEVAARQGVRSADLLAQGIVDRIVEEDASEHAEHAEHAEDAEDAEDTEDASEDAEGPGAPDVFLGRLGQLLGAELAALRAQDPDERLAARRVRHRRIGLPR, encoded by the coding sequence ATGACCGGTACGAACTCGCCCGGCGCCACGGGTGCCTCCCGCGCCCCCCGCCCGTCCGCCCGTGAGCTGATCGAGGCCATCGTCGACCCCGGCAGCTGGCACGGCTGGGACGAACCGGTGGAGATCACGACGGACGACCCCGAGTACCGTGCCGACCTGGAGCGGGCACGGGAGCGCACCGGGCTGGACGAGTCGGTCATCACCGGCGAGGGCCGTATCGAGGGACGCAGGGTGGCGCTGATCGCCTGCGAGTTCCGCTTCCTGGCCGGTTCGATAGGGGTGGCCGCGGGGGAGCGGCTGGTACGGGCCGTGGAGCGGGCCACGGCGGAGCGGCTGCCGCTGCTGGCGGCACCGGCGTCGGGCGGCACCCGGATGCAGGAGGGTACGGTCGCGTTCCTCCAGATGGTGAAGGTGGCCGCGGCGATCACGGACCACAAGGCCGCGGGCCTGCCGTACCTCGTCCACCTCCGCCACCCCACCACCGGCGGCGTCCTCGCCTCCTGGGGCTCCCTGGGCCACGTCACCGCCGCCGAGCCGGGCGCCCTCATCGGCTTCATGGGCCCACGGGTGCACGAGGCGCTATACGGCGAGGAATTCCCGCCCGGCGTCCAGAACGCCGAGAACCTGATGAACCACGGCCTGATCGACGCGGTCCTCCCCCTGAGCCGCCTGTCGGGCGTGGCGGCCCGAGTGCTCAGGGTTCTCTGCGCGGGCGATGCGGTGTCCGGCCCGGCCCCGGCAGCGGGGGCGACCACCCCCGGCCGGGCGGGGGGCGGAGGCGGGACCTCCACCGAGCCCGCGCCCGGTCCCGGCGCGTCGGGTGACACGCCCGGCGGCCGGGATCCGGGAGCCGGGGGCGGCCCGTCCGCCGGATCCGGCGATGGGCGTGGCGGGGCGGCTGCCCACGATCAGACTGGGCACACCGGGGCCAGCGGGGCGCCCGAGGGCGGGGCCGCCGTGCCGTCCGCGGAAGCCTCGATACGGGCATCGCGGCGGGTGGAGCGGCCCGGGGTGCGGGATTTGTTGCGGGTGGCCGCCGACGATGTGAGTCCGCTCAGTGGGACGGGGGCCGGGGAGCACGATCCCGGGTTGTTACTCGCGCTCGCCCGGGTCGGGGGGACGCCCTGCGTCGTTCTCGGGCACAACCGGCGCAGCGCCCGTAAGGGCGACACCGCCGAGGGGCCGGGGGAGGGGCAGGCGCTGGGGCCGGCCGGGTTGCGGACCGCTCGGCGCGGGATGCGGATCGCCGCCGAGCTCTGGCTGCCGCTGCTGACCGTCATCGACACCGCGGGCGCAGCGCTCAGCCGCGAGGCCGAGGAGGGCGGGCTCGCGGCGGAGATAGCGCGGTGCCTCGCCGACATGGTGACCCTTCCCGCGCCCACCCTCTGTCTGCTGCTCGGCCAGGGCGCCGGTGGCGCCGCGCTCGCGCTGCTGCCCGCCGACCGGGTCGTGGCGGCGCGCCACGCCTGGCTGTCGCCGCTGCCGCCCGAGGGCGCGTCCGCGATCCTCCACCGCACCACGGAGCGGGCCTACGAGGTCGCCGCCCGCCAGGGCGTACGCTCCGCCGACCTGCTCGCCCAGGGCATCGTCGATCGCATCGTGGAGGAGGACGCCTCGGAGCACGCGGAGCACGCGGAGCACGCCGAGGACGCCGAGGACGCCGAGGACACGGAGGACGCCTCCGAGGACGCGGAAGGCCCCGGGGCGCCCGATGTCTTCCTCGGCCGCCTCGGCCAACTCCTCGGTGCCGAACTCGCCGCCCTCCGCGCCCAGGACCCGGACGAGCGGCTCGCCGCGCGCCGGGTCCGGCATCGCCGTATCGGGCTACCCCGTTGA
- a CDS encoding ATP-grasp domain-containing protein has translation MNENDLDAASRPFSSPALRGSSAAPAAPAPRPPRLHLLALNPTDSVTEGFLPAAARLGLAVTLLTDQPEAHERAYGRREGQEGRGERGEREEGGAAPHPFPALDIVPCDVRDYAEVISRIAADGPRPRAVFTNSDHLQAQAALAAQYFGLPGKDWRAALRTKNKAELRRALAAAGPDVADPVWSAELATGQDPATLAGLDAPYPCVLKPREGVASEDVVLVADADELVRRCAEIRERRPGAALVVEEFLDGELRTLETLGDGRTLHVLGAFRTELSPPPHFIEERLHLLPAPPPQPHTDQVLAQLRALGVGFGVCHTEYVVQGDRACLIEVNYRAIGDQCDLVLAELLGIPLFEYILRTHMGEPLPDDLGARTDGRVRMEYVMADRAGRLASAPPAGVTERDGVRLDYRPLRGIGEEHPLHRTNRDFLGVLRATGTDQARIDAAVARFLAAHRWEIV, from the coding sequence GTGAACGAGAATGATCTCGATGCGGCGTCACGGCCGTTCTCCTCCCCTGCCCTCCGTGGCTCCTCGGCGGCCCCGGCCGCCCCCGCCCCCCGGCCCCCTCGGCTCCACCTCCTCGCCCTCAACCCCACCGACTCCGTCACCGAGGGCTTCCTCCCCGCGGCGGCCCGGCTCGGCCTGGCGGTCACCCTCCTCACCGACCAGCCCGAGGCCCATGAGCGCGCCTACGGCCGACGGGAAGGGCAGGAAGGACGGGGAGAACGGGGAGAACGGGAAGAAGGCGGCGCCGCCCCGCACCCCTTTCCCGCCCTCGACATCGTCCCCTGTGACGTACGGGACTACGCCGAGGTCATCAGCCGCATCGCCGCCGACGGCCCCCGCCCCCGCGCCGTCTTCACCAACAGCGACCACCTCCAGGCCCAGGCCGCCCTCGCCGCCCAGTACTTCGGCCTCCCGGGCAAGGACTGGCGCGCCGCCCTGCGCACCAAGAACAAGGCCGAGCTGCGCCGCGCCCTCGCCGCCGCGGGCCCGGACGTCGCCGACCCCGTCTGGTCCGCCGAACTCGCCACCGGGCAGGACCCCGCCACCCTCGCCGGGCTCGACGCGCCCTACCCCTGCGTGCTCAAACCGCGCGAGGGCGTGGCCAGCGAGGACGTCGTCCTCGTCGCCGACGCGGACGAACTCGTCCGGCGCTGCGCCGAGATACGGGAGCGGCGGCCGGGCGCGGCCCTGGTCGTCGAGGAGTTCCTCGACGGCGAGCTGCGCACCCTCGAAACCCTCGGCGACGGCCGCACCCTCCACGTCCTCGGCGCCTTCCGCACCGAGCTCTCGCCGCCCCCGCACTTCATCGAGGAACGGCTGCACCTGCTGCCCGCCCCGCCGCCGCAGCCGCACACCGACCAGGTGCTGGCGCAACTGCGCGCGCTGGGCGTCGGCTTCGGCGTGTGCCACACCGAGTACGTCGTCCAGGGGGACCGGGCCTGCCTCATCGAGGTCAACTACCGTGCCATAGGCGACCAGTGCGACCTCGTCCTCGCCGAACTCCTCGGCATCCCCCTCTTCGAGTACATCCTCCGCACGCACATGGGCGAGCCGCTGCCGGACGACCTCGGCGCGCGCACCGACGGCAGGGTTCGCATGGAGTACGTCATGGCCGACCGCGCCGGGCGGCTCGCCTCCGCCCCTCCGGCCGGTGTGACCGAGCGCGACGGCGTACGGCTGGACTACCGGCCGCTGCGCGGGATCGGCGAGGAGCACCCGCTCCACCGCACCAACCGCGACTTCCTCGGCGTACTCCGGGCCACCGGCACCGACCAGGCGCGGATCGACGCGGCGGTGGCGCGGTTCCTCGCGGCCCACCGATGGGAGATCGTGTGA
- a CDS encoding IucA/IucC family protein has translation MTEEEELLGRVLDTLLREDAYGLRSHAVPVRRADGDWLRIALKRLGGLEGLEGLDGSDGFEGFDGFEGFDGFEGGESVLLPVEPEGFQCDIRARRPPRLLCVPAHGEREPAAAEQALAPPGGAEPGPPGPGSAEGHPGSGAHGTSAVPGRPCVAGAASGVVGGDRRVRAGGGAGGAEPLSVPGPGGSAGRPRRAVLTGLDAVLGRLRGAVPDEDRALYDVFAAECRQALDAMRLHTRVRPRVVAELGARYGERWGGMAGALAYDTLAAFRDHPVYPTSRGRSLFSEEQLRAHAPEFHPTFPLRWLVLPREAVYGDPARLPDWWPAPGDLGPGPSDGRLALPVHPLTLGPPLENALRAAGLHDVARLAERPLLDVRPTLSMRTVAVADDLADDPLVHLKLPLTTSTLGQRNRRSVKPGTLIDGEVAQRLVEAVIEREPRFGATVLLADETTHLHAGHELLATLVRRYPPGLENATIVPLAGLLAPAPDDTLVIDGLAERHYGGDVLALLDDYLTLLFDFHTTLFAYGIALESHQQNTSLVFEDGSGNGGAVPRLRLLIKDHDGPRVHAIRLAAMIGGGPAADLCGFDDRRILTSGDGPVTDVFTTITVHLCAAAPLFELARLGRAPLDTLLRRLRDRLTDAVDRVAVTRPGAAAALLRGRVLDADRLPVKAMVTAGTLFTKERSGAVDINKHYVTGPNYLLRGSGR, from the coding sequence GTGACAGAGGAAGAGGAGCTTCTCGGACGGGTGCTCGACACGCTCCTCCGAGAGGACGCCTACGGGCTGCGCAGCCACGCCGTCCCGGTGCGGCGCGCCGACGGCGACTGGCTGCGCATCGCGCTCAAGAGGCTCGGGGGGCTCGAGGGGCTCGAGGGGCTCGACGGGTCCGACGGATTCGAGGGGTTCGACGGATTCGAGGGGTTCGACGGGTTCGAGGGGGGCGAAAGCGTGCTGCTGCCGGTGGAACCCGAAGGCTTCCAGTGCGACATCCGCGCCCGCCGCCCACCCCGGCTGCTCTGTGTGCCCGCGCACGGCGAGCGGGAACCGGCCGCCGCCGAGCAGGCCCTGGCCCCGCCGGGCGGCGCCGAGCCCGGCCCGCCCGGCCCCGGCTCCGCTGAGGGCCACCCGGGCTCGGGCGCTCACGGGACGTCGGCCGTGCCCGGCCGCCCGTGTGTCGCAGGGGCGGCATCGGGCGTCGTCGGCGGGGACCGCCGGGTCCGGGCCGGGGGCGGTGCCGGCGGCGCCGAGCCGCTGTCCGTACCCGGTCCGGGTGGCTCAGCCGGTCGTCCGCGCCGCGCCGTGCTCACCGGGCTCGATGCCGTCCTCGGGCGGTTGCGGGGGGCCGTGCCGGACGAGGACCGGGCGCTCTACGACGTCTTCGCGGCCGAATGCCGGCAGGCGCTCGACGCCATGCGGCTGCACACCCGCGTGCGGCCTCGCGTCGTCGCCGAGTTGGGCGCGCGGTACGGGGAGCGGTGGGGTGGGATGGCCGGGGCCCTCGCGTATGACACGCTCGCCGCCTTCCGCGACCATCCCGTCTATCCGACCAGCCGGGGGCGGTCCCTCTTCAGCGAGGAGCAATTACGCGCCCACGCACCCGAGTTCCACCCCACCTTTCCGCTGCGCTGGCTCGTTCTCCCGCGCGAGGCGGTGTACGGGGATCCGGCGCGGCTGCCCGACTGGTGGCCTGCGCCCGGGGACCTTGGGCCGGGGCCGAGCGACGGGCGGCTCGCCCTCCCCGTGCATCCGCTCACCCTCGGACCCCCGCTGGAGAACGCCCTCCGCGCGGCCGGGCTCCACGATGTCGCCCGGCTCGCCGAGCGCCCTCTGCTGGACGTACGGCCCACCCTCTCCATGCGGACCGTGGCCGTCGCCGACGACCTCGCCGACGATCCCCTCGTCCACCTCAAACTGCCGCTCACCACCTCCACCCTGGGGCAGCGCAACCGGCGGTCCGTCAAACCCGGCACCCTGATCGACGGCGAGGTGGCGCAGCGGCTCGTGGAGGCCGTGATCGAGCGCGAGCCGAGGTTCGGCGCCACCGTGCTGCTCGCCGACGAGACGACTCACCTCCACGCCGGACACGAACTGCTCGCCACACTCGTCCGCCGCTACCCGCCCGGCCTGGAGAACGCCACCATCGTGCCGCTGGCCGGGCTGCTCGCCCCCGCCCCGGACGACACGCTCGTCATCGACGGGCTCGCCGAACGCCACTACGGCGGGGACGTCCTCGCCCTGCTCGACGACTACCTCACGCTGCTGTTCGACTTCCATACCACCCTCTTCGCGTACGGCATCGCGCTGGAGTCCCATCAGCAGAACACCTCGCTGGTCTTCGAGGACGGCAGCGGGAACGGCGGTGCGGTGCCCCGGCTCCGACTGCTCATCAAGGACCACGACGGCCCCCGCGTCCACGCGATACGCCTCGCCGCCATGATCGGCGGAGGACCGGCCGCCGATCTGTGCGGCTTCGACGACCGCAGGATCCTGACGTCCGGCGACGGGCCGGTGACCGATGTGTTCACCACCATCACCGTCCACCTCTGCGCCGCCGCCCCCCTCTTCGAGCTCGCCCGCCTCGGCCGGGCCCCGCTCGACACCCTGCTGCGGCGGCTGCGCGACCGGCTCACCGACGCCGTCGACCGGGTCGCCGTCACCCGGCCCGGCGCGGCCGCCGCGCTGCTGCGCGGACGGGTGCTGGACGCGGACCGGCTGCCGGTCAAGGCGATGGTCACCGCCGGCACCTTGTTCACCAAGGAGCGCTCGGGCGCGGTGGACATCAACAAGCACTACGTCACCGGGCCGAACTATCTGCTGCGGGGAAGCGGCAGATGA